One window of Brachionichthys hirsutus isolate HB-005 chromosome 21, CSIRO-AGI_Bhir_v1, whole genome shotgun sequence genomic DNA carries:
- the LOC137910502 gene encoding potassium voltage-gated channel subfamily A member 7-like, with the protein MNSGDPHGDDRRCRRRESDGEKDKRLKDQLNSEEKGEMEIKGNEKDKIKERRRSGSLWRHGWALSERLAINVSGMRYETQLRTLAQFPDSLLGDPRRRSHYFDPLRNELFLDRNRACFDAILYYYQSGGRLRRPANIPLDIFMDELMFYELGDDVINRLKEDEGFPKEEVSPLPANDIQKKLWMLFEHPESSSGARIIAIISVVVIVVSILIFCLETLPEFKSEKETQEDPVSRPPKNTSENVPPPPSVFHDPFFLVETICICWFSFELLMRFACSPSKTLFFKDVMNIIDFTAILPYFVTLGTELAKDNDASPATSLAIIRIIRLVRVFRIFKLSRHSKGLQILGQTLRASMRELGLLIFFLFIGVILFSSAIYFAESDHDNTSFISIPHAFWWAVVTMTTVGYGDMYPETVWGKLVGSMCAIAGVLTISLPVPVIVSNFSYFYHRETECEDRTVYTHVKTSLWDDEEPEREETEEANGNPEGHYYDIEGSCNPSNDALLGGLCTGQSNEFREGCVYPREPLVTQV; encoded by the exons ATGAACAGCGGTGACCCACATGGCGACGATAGACGatgcagaaggagagagagcgatggagagaaaGATAAACGGCTGAAGGATCAACTCAATAGCGAGGAGAAGGGAGAGATGGAGATTAAAGGGAACGAGAAAGACAAGATTAAAGAGAGACGGCGTTCCGGGTCTCTATGGAGACACGGATGGGCGCTGAGTGAAAGGCTGGCCATCAATGTCTCAGGGATGAGATATGAAACGCAGCTCCGCACTTTAGCCCAGTTCCCTGACTCCTTACTTGGGGACCCCAGACGGAGGTCACACTACTTTGACCCTCTTCGAAATGAACTCTTTCTCGACCGCAATCGGGCCTGCTTTGATGCAATTCTGTATTACTACCAGTCAGGCGGGAGGCTTCGGAGGCCTGCCAACATACCCCTGGACATCTTCATGGATGAGCTGATGTTCTATGAGCTGGGAGATGACGTCATAAACCGCCTCAAGGAGGACGAAGGCTTTCCGAAAGAGGAGGTGAGCCCGCTGCCAGCCAATGACATCCAGAAAAAACTGTGGATGCTGTTTGAGCACCCCGAGTCCTCATCGGGGGCACGCATCATAGCCATCATCAGTGTCGTGGTGATTGTGGTGTCCATCCTCATCTTCTGCCTGGAGACACTGCCCGAATTCAAGAGTGAGAAAGAGACACAAGAG GACCCCGTCTCCAGACCGCCAAAGAACACATCTGAGAACGTGCCCCCTCCTCCCAGCGTGTTCCATGACCCCTTCTTCCTGGTGGAGACTATCTGCATATGCTGGTTCTCCTTTGAGCTCCTCATGCGCTTCGCCTGCTCACCAAGCAAGACGCTCTTTTTCAAGGACGTCATGAACATTATTGATTTCACCGCCATCCTGCCATATTTTGTCACTCTGGGAACCGAGTTGGCCAAGGACAATGACGCCTCTCCGGCCACATCCCTAGCCATTATCCGAATCATCAGATTGGTGAGGGTGTTCCGGATCTTCAAGTTGTCCCGTCACTCAAAGGGCCTCCAGATCCTTGGTCAGACACTCCGGGCCAGCATGCGTGAACTTGGCCTGCTTATCTTCTTCCTTTTCATCGGCGTCATCCTCTTCTCCAGCGCCATCTACTTTGCCGAGTCCGACCATGACAACACATCTTTTATAAGTATACCACATGCCTTCTGGTGGGCAGTCGTCACCATGACCACTGTCGGCTACGGCGACATGTACCCAGAGACAGTGTGGGGCAAGCTGGTGGGCTCAATGTGCGCCATTGCTGGCGTGCTAACCATCTCTCTGCCAGTTCCCGTGATTGTTTCTAATTTTAGCTACTTCTACCACCGGGAGACCGAATGTGAGGATCGAACTGTGTACACACATGTCAAGACGAGTCTGTGGGATGACGAGGAGCCGGAAAGAGAGGAAACGGAGGAAGCAAACGGGAATCCGGAGGGACATTATTACGACATTGAAGGCAGTTGCAACCCTTCGAATGACGCTCTTCTCGGGGGGCTGTGCACAGGGCAGAGCAATGAGTTCAGAGAAGGATGTGTGTATCCCAGGGAACCGCTCGTTACTCAAGTGTAG
- the fgf21 gene encoding fibroblast growth factor 21 encodes MFFFPQNFLSCCSPTFLLIIPLPFALCFYLPDSNPLLNFDSQVREVHLYTDNHRRGMYLQMTLDGRVSGSDAQTPFSVLELKSVKQGHIVIKGQSSSLFLCMNRGGHLAGQKHYAEADCTFRELLLADGYTRFLSSHHGSPVSLASRQSPEQHSVPFTRFLPIRSAFVRPSVSEPPSNQRHLNMDSDDPLGMGRNTMVSPQFSVEK; translated from the exons atgtttttctttccacaaaACTTTTTATCTTGCTGCTCACCTACTTTTCTGCTGATCATCCCGCTTCCCTTCGCTCTGTGCTTTTATCTTCCTGACTCCAACCCGCTTTTAAACTTTGACAGTCAAGTCAGAGAGGTGCACCTGTACACAG ATAATCACAGACGGGGGATGTACCTGCAAATGACGCTGGACGGGAGAGTGTCAGGAAGTGATGCTCAGACCCCTTTCA GTGTGCTTGAGCTGAAATCAGTCAAACAAGGCCACATCGTCATCAAGGGACAATCTtcatctctgtttctctgtatGAACAGAGGAGGCCATTTGGCGGGGCAG AAACACTACGCAGAAGCTGACTGCACCTTCAGAGAACTCCTGCTGGCAGATGGATACACCCGCTTCCTCTCTTCACACCACGGATCTCCCGTGTCTCTGGCATCGAGACAGTCCCCAGAGCAACACTCAGTCCCCTTCACTCGATTCCTTCCAATTAGGAGCGCTTTTGTGAGGCCGAGTGTGTCTGAACCGCCAAGCAATCAGAGACATCTCAACATGGACTCGGATGATCCTCTTGGAATGGGTCGAAATACGATGGTCAGTCCTCAATTCTCAGtggaaaagtaa